TCACTGTTTTGATGGCAACTTCATATATGCAAGGATGGATACTAATCAATCAGTGTTGATTCTCCtgttctacaaaactcgtggacaaGTTTTTCCCAACACTAGGGGAATTGATGCAAATACGCACCCATAAAGCGATCCATACCCATatgggtatccagacagagatgaaccggatccatatttGACTATTtgatctagtaggattttagtagttatttattaaaataataactttagtttattttattctgtttattttttggAAGTTGCATACATAGGACATAGTTAGAGTTGCTTTGggatttctttttccttttgagcTAGTttctttttaggatttttttccatgttagattattttaatttcctatttatatgtTTGTAACCGATTGAGAAGGATAGACTGAAGTATGAAGTTATGACTTATGAGTTGATATTGTGGTGTGTGCCTGTGGGCTATGTGTTTGCAATtcccctctctccctccctccccccatCCCCTGCAACTCATGAGttttctcagggatttcttccctaccctactggccctccatcagtatATGGTTCACCAATGTCTTGATTTAGTGCTCCAAGCTTCCTCATAATTTGGGCTTATCTTACATCACAGTTCTTCGCTCCATCACAAAGTCACTACTCTCTTTTTCTCTGTCTTCAGTTCAGCAGTTGTGTCTATTGATATCCTCTTAATGAGATTTGATAGGAGGGAAAAAATTGAGAAACAGAGAGAATGAAACTATTTAGAGAAAATTGATTGCAATCCGATTGGACATGATTAGGGGcagaacaggaaaaaaaaaatctttttgctATTCTAAAAAAAGAGATCgttatttttttaagagaaaagtGTGGTTGCCATGGTGGCTCTGCTTTAGTCTATCAACATGGCAGCTGCTTATTGGTGCAGCACCGAGATATCCGATATCCCTATGGTTGTGCAGTGGAGGATCAAGGTCCACTAGGCATAATCACCCCACCAAGCCAGATCAACAATCAAAAATCAACAACCTGGCTATCAACTCATCTCTCCAAGGTCAGTATTGGAATCTCATAATAGGACAGGAGGATGAGGTAAGCAACAGCTGCATAGGGAGAAGAAATAAGGCCTCCATTTGTCCTCTTTTAGATGAATACATTCAAATGTTAGAAACTTCTGCATGCATTGTAGGagattgaattttctttttagtaattgaAGGAATAATTTTTTAAGATGAATAAGGAATCTATCAAGTCTAGATCTGTGCAACAAAATACAGAAAGGACCTAACAGCAATGCCACTATACACAGAAGATCTGCCAGGTTCCTTGCTTCCAATAATGAAGCCACTTTAGGAGTTATACATTCGATAGATGTGGTATACAGCATTGAGCCCTAGCCTTTAAAGAACTAAGGTTGCAAGACAGGTATTATACaaataacaacaaaaaacaaacacaTAGTAATCCCACATAAACAATACAAGCTTCTGGATCCGCTAAGAATACCACAATATTCTGAGGAAAAGCACTACTTAATGTGAACACAGAGAGATGTTTGAGGAACAAACCTTAATAATTAGGGATTGAAGAAAATCGATAACCTTTGGCACCCCTCCATGAATAATAAGCAACCCTGGTCTCATAAAAGCCTTCAGGCATACAACAGAATaaatttcaaatcatttcaaATAGTAACACAACCACAAAGTATAATAGAATGGCCCATACTTCAAAACTTTTGACATACAGCTTCCTTActggaaaaaaattacaaaaaatttgaTAATTGGAACATGCAGATCAACAGAACAGAAGTCCGGCTTGTCAGAAATTTGCTGTATTGTTGCTGACaggataaaaataaagaaacaacccTTGGCATATGAAAGCCAAATGGGGCTTGTTAGGTGCTGAGTTCCAAATGGTTGTGTGCACCAACTGTGCAGTTTTATTTGAGTTATACCCTCATAATGATTTTACTATAGATTCCACATTATtttataacatatatatatatatatatcaactgtGCAGTTTTATTTGAGTTATACCTTCATAATAATTTTACTATAGATTCCACATTATtttataacatatatatatatatatatattgtacaAATATCATCCACAAGGATCAGAAAAAGGCCAATTTTCAGATAGATTCAAATAGGCATCcaataaaattgattttctttaagaatattaaaatttcatataaaacaaaatttcataTGCATACAGCCAACAGCACAGCTCCAATTCGTACATAATAATTATTTATCAAAACtgaaaaatagaacagaaattcGTTCATTTGCATCAACCTTTCGAGGGGCTCATTCAAGACTTGCTCGAACAACTACTCAACAAAAAATAGAGCTTTGTTTTCGGCTCATTGGGATAGGGcaggaaaaagagagattttcaTCGTTCGTGGATCACTCTGATAAATGCAATAATTCATGAAAAAATGGTATTCTATAGTTATACACGATCTGTACAAACAACACACAAAAAACCAACTTGTATTCTAGAAagatagtttaaaaatcaaactgatAAATAGTCCACACATTGGCTGTCCTTAAACAGTAAAGATGGTTTAAGACATACTGCAGTCTCACTTCAAGAATGGAAAAAAGGAACGAAAAATATGGAtcaatcttcttcatcatcaagttcGTTCAATATAGTTTCAGCAGCAACTAAAAAACCTAGTACATTCAGTACAAATGGTAATCCAGATAGTGTACCTCGCTAGTTCATGTGAAGTTTTTTGCAATGAAAAccatacagaaaaaaaaaaaaaaaaaaaaaaagaataacttcggaaattaaatgaaaatagaTTTGGAGAGCAATTTGAACCTCATGGAATGCATAGAAATGTCATTCACCCAAACAAAGAAACTTTTCATGGCAGCAAGGTAAACCAAAGTGGTGGCTGGCTGCCTTATGTTATATACCAGGCCATAGTTTCCAAGTATCTGCCAATTTAACCAACGCACTGCGGGCGCGCACACACGCACGAGTAAAAatcagaaacaacagaaatttATAACATCTGGAGGGCAAGACAACCATGCAAATATATAAcataaaccaaataataaaCCAACTAGTCACCTAGGAGCTCAAGGAAAGCCTGATTGCCTTGGTGATGCCCCGACAACCATGCAAATAAAGGAATAGTAGTTAGAAACTTTTTGGTATGGTCTGGGATTACAACAAAGTCTGGTCTCCAACTATAATATCACATTGAGATTTTGAGTATAAATTTTAGTTTAAGAAGTGGTCTCTTTCGGAGTATTGCTTCTAAATCATGAATGGTACCATttccatagaaaaaaaaattgagaatttggcaTCTAAAGCAGCTTCAGAAGTATTTCAAAATCTACTGCATCGATGTCATTCAAACCGATAAATAAGCTCCCTTCTGCacaggttttcttttctttttttatttccttttttcctaACCATGCTGGAAATCTTGGATTCCATCGTGCATAACAGTACCTACATTCTAAGAGTTAGTTGAAAGTAACATTCAGGCTACTGCTTTCAGTCTGAACATTGACACAGAATTCATACTTGAAGTCTTCACACTTAAGAATCAAAAGAATGTCCACGCAGAAGATGCTTCCAAAATACTTTTGCATTAGATTCTGAAATACTTTTGAACCTACCATTAATGCCCCATTCACtgcatttttattaaaataaaaaaaaaaaaccatctatTCCAGTCATAGCATTGAAGACATCCAATCTAAATTTAGTTGACCTCTAATTCTATTAACTAGTTGGGAGAGGATTCCCCACACCAAGTGTGGGGAGAATCTCCCATGCCACACCAATGGTGGCACATGGAACAGTATCATCCACATTGGGCCCACGTATTAAGGGGAGGAGATAGAGAATAATAAATTAAACTCATGTGAGAGGGTGTACAGTACATTGGCTCCATGGAAAACTTTTTCCCTAAttatttttatctcttttaattCTAGTTCTAACATCCTAAAATCAGATGCTATTAATACCTTAAGTTTTTCTGTCCACTTCTACCGTTCTACTGCCTAAATAATTTTAATTGGTTTCCTACTTCATAAATTATACAAGGTATACAGATAATAAGCACCAGATTCTCCACTTACATATGCTTTCAATGAGCAATCAAACTCAAAAGTGTAATCATGCAGAAATGGGTTATTGGGTCATCAATTGACAAATTAAAAGAGAGGCAAATGGATCATGTCCAAAGAGCAGTCAAAATAGTGGCTGATGCATTAGTATTAACAAATGAGCCCCAACCATCCACATTTAGCAGTACGCGAATGCTCTGTCAGATTTCCTTGATCAATAAATCTGGCGTAagacaaaaattaaagataaacaTTAATCAAAGAAATATCTAAGCACCTGGAAGGAAGGTGAGGATGCCAAGCATTAGGAGGCCATAGGCCTGTGATCTGTCACCTCCCATGTGGCCtgtgaagatgaagaaagaaagaaatagaagcaTCACTCCAAGACATAGGAGGAAAAGTGCTAGGGCAATGGACTTCCATGGGATCCTATCTAAGGTCTTGGGAGTGTATCCAAACCGAGGATCATCTTCCCTTCCCCTATCACCATCATAATCCCTCTGTTCCTCCACAGGGAGAGGGCTGTATTGAACATTGCGCCTAGAAGTCATACCAATCAGTCCCAACGGTACAATTCAAGTGATAATGTCCACAGAGATGTGAagctcaaaattcaaatcaatttgAAAACTTTATCAGGCAGCAAACAAAATGGACCCTGCAAAGAAAAATATGGAAGAGTAAATTAAACTACATAAAAAGTAAAGAAAGGTACAAAATCCATACAAAGAAAGCCTCAACATTTGAACATAATTTGCAACATAGCCCAAACAAATTCACTAAAAAAGCATTGCTCATTAGACATAGTTGTTACTattcctaagctatgcatgtctttcctcaccgcTTCTCCTAGATTCATTTTAAGCCTACCCCTGGCTCTTACAacctccttcaatctgaatcaaatcatccCTCCATGCTGGGGCATTCGAAGGCCTCCATGcaacctcaaatgactttctcacaATGTATCATGTATCAAAGTTATTCCTAAATTaactctaatttgttcattcctcaTTTTATCCtttgccacctcaaatgactttctcacaATGTATCATGTATCAAAGTTATTCCTAAATTAACTCCAATTTGTTCATTCCTCattttatcctttctagtttaACCActcatccatttcaacatcctcatttcagctacattagtttatttatatgttgtttcttcacTGCCCAGCATTCATATCTATACATCATTGCTGGTCATATAACCACAACAACAAATTcaaccttattccaacttaatgtGGTTAACTACATGGATCATTGCCTTCCAATAGGCTCTATACAATGTCATACTTGGGATAAGACGAAGACTATGCATGCCATTCCACACCATTTCgtctaaggtcattttaggccaGCCCCTAGGTCTTTTTTCTGGTCGTATAaatgtcctataaaattttcatcatcAAATTCAGGAAGCAAATGCATGCTCCATGGCCTCTCAAGTTGCAACTACTacatggggtcggctacatggatccttgccctccaacaGGCTCTATACAATGTCATACTTAGGACAAGATgaagactatgcatgtcattccacACCATTTCATCTAAGGTCATTTTAAGCCTGCCCCTAGGTCTGTTTTTTGGTCGTATAactatcctataaaattttcatcatcAAATTCAGGAAGCAAATGCGTGCTCCATGGCCTCTCAAGTTGCAACTACAACATGGGGTCGGCTAcctggatccttgccctccaataggctctatccaaggtcatacttgggacaagactaAGACTATGCatatcattcctcaccacttcgcctaaggtcattttaggcctgcccctaggtCTTTTTTCTGGCCTTATaactgtcctataaaatttgTATCATCAAATTCAGGAAGCAAATGCGTGCTCCATGGCCTCACAAGTTGCAACTACTACATGGGATTATTATTTTACGAAGCTTTAATTACTTCCTCCAATTTTTGGgataaaaaaaatgcaactaAAACTAGGCTTCATTTCTTTCCCCAGTCATTCGATACAGGTAAGTCCGTAAGTGCATTAATGTTGGCCCTAGCTCCTGAGAGCATATGGTGTTCACCAAATAGAAATTAATTTATAGTTATCAAACAAAATATGAATAGGCAATAGAAATGGTTACCTTatgacaaaaccctaaaccatgttGCTCAATTTAACTAAAAACCCCAGTATGAACCAAGAATCAGATCTACAGAAATCAAGAACACAGCAAGTTTCAGGAAGAACtaatcccaaatcaaaactaaaacaaTGCTCCTACAACTCCAATATCAAAATCCTTAGGCTCTATTTGAAGTGCAAAATTATCAGATGAAGTACCTGCACTCTTTTGCATGATGGCTACTGCATCCCGACtctgttttattttgttacaCTCTTTATAACTATTCTGTTTTACCAGAGTTCCTTCCTTTGGGAGCCCAAATTAGGCCTCTGAACTCACCCTTGGCAGGGAGATGAATACTGGCTCTTACATGAAACGGAAAAGTGGGCCGAGTGACTTACCAACTGGTTGGCCCTTTAAGATCAAAGGGCCCCGATAAAGAGACATAAACAGAAGGAACGGAAATCAAGAAAACTGCTAGTTCCAGGAAGAACTAACCCCGaatcaaaagtaaaaacaatgttCCTAAAACTCCAATATCAAAATCCTTAGGCTCTATTTGAAGCGCAAAATTATCAGATGAAGTACCTGCCTGTTTTGCATGATGGCTACTGCATCCCGaccctattttattttgttacacTCTCTCGGATCTTGAAGGAAGTTGGCATTGTCGCACTGTTAAACAGTCAAACTGGGCCCCAAGCAAACACTAGTGACAAAGGATCTCTTTTATataatttctattttgtaattgtGATCAATTTCTGAGAAATAATTTACAAGAATAAGTTATGGACCATAAATAATAACCATTTGGTTATTACTAGACAGTATATGTTATAGAATGAAAAATGGATTTGGTATACCATTGTGCAAGTTAAACtctgtaattttttattctctaTTCCTTTGCATAATTTCATCAAACATGTGAGATGCATTGCATGCTCAAGGCTTTGAAGATTAGTGGAGGTCATGCATTGATGGGAGGAGGAGGGGTAGCCATACCCAATTGtaattttgaagagagagagaggacgggGATAGGTGGTATTCCTGGAAGTAGTTGATCCACCATTTCTGAATCTAAAAGTAACACGTAAACACTCTTTAGAAGCCTATTGTCCTGCCATAGTAACCTACTACTCTTCAGGAGCCACAATCTTTGATGGTCCTGCCCGAGTTGAAGCGGCTGATTGAAGTTCCTCAAATGCTTGAAGAACTGCATTATCGGATATCAATTTAGGAGAGAAGATCTTATTGTAGACTACATAGTTGCAATAAAGCCAAATTGTCAAATTGCAATGGCCCAGCATCGATGGTAGGAGTTAAAGCTTGCCTTCAAAGATGTTAGAATGTTCCCAACTGCTAGAATGTTCCAACTGCTTATgtaaaatggagaagaaaagcTGTGATATGGACAAGCTTGTAGATtgatacccccccccccaaaaaaaaggcaATCTATGGTCAAAGATAATCCCCTAGAGTCAAAGATCCATGGGGTGGGCAAGCAGTCCCAAAGTAATTTTCATCTGAAGATTTGATACTTAGAGAAAGTATGGGAAGATGCCAGAGGCAGAATCAGTTTGACTCACTAAGCTCAGGATGGTTTATGGCATTGTGGCTTCCAACCTATATGCCGAAACCACAGGGTTATTCCCGAGGATGTAAGTTACCAAAGGCTTCATAAGGGTGATCCAGGAGAGGAATTGGCAATGGTTTTGAGGACTATATCAGCTGTCCAAATATGCTGTAAATGTTGAATATTACAGTCCCTGTTTTGAAGTATAAGATCATCAGAAACTTTCTCATTTGTTGGAGATTCAGGTTGGGTGGAATTGGAGGAAGAGGAATGAGACAATAAGGAACCCAAGGATGGCCAACGTCAGTCATTCTAAAGGCTTGGCTATGATGGGTTTCTCTTTCTAATCAGATGAAACCGGACCCTTCATGTGTGCCTGTATGTGCGAAATGAAAAC
This genomic stretch from Macadamia integrifolia cultivar HAES 741 chromosome 2, SCU_Mint_v3, whole genome shotgun sequence harbors:
- the LOC122068131 gene encoding transmembrane protein 230, producing the protein MTSRRNVQYSPLPVEEQRDYDGDRGREDDPRFGYTPKTLDRIPWKSIALALFLLCLGVMLLFLSFFIFTGHMGGDRSQAYGLLMLGILTFLPGFYETRVAYYSWRGAKGYRFSSIPNY